Sequence from the Nymphaea colorata isolate Beijing-Zhang1983 chromosome 9, ASM883128v2, whole genome shotgun sequence genome:
ttcatttcagaagggcacaacatatataaataagtaaatactTATAAGACAtctatacaaaaataaataaaatttttgttgcTGATGTGGGCAACAGCCCACACCAGCTTATATCTAGCTTCGCTATTGTACTGGACCAAGGTTTAATACATAAACAGATCTTTTGATATCTAAACAGAACAGGATCTTCTGTCCTCAGCAATGCGCATCCGATATGGTCGATTCATCCTCGCAGCCTCTCAAATTTGGGAGGCTTCTGAATGCCACAAGTCATCCTGAAACCAACGGTTCAAAATAAACACAACCTCAAATTCATAGAGCAGCAACACTCGGGAATGGCCCAAATGACTCAACCGTGTGAAAGATGTATGATTAGCATGTTACGAACTCTTGACAGAGAAGCTTATGAATGGTATTTTTTCTTCGAGCACTGTTTGGGTCATATTCTTACGATGAAGTATAAAATAAGAGTGGAATTTTTTCTCCGAGCACTGTTTGGGACATATTCTTACTAGAAGCAAGTAAATAAGTGCCACAAGGACCTGATCAGGTGAATTAAGAGGGTACCAACCCACCCCACCGCTCCAAGAAGACCCGAGTCCATTCGTCCTGCCTTTGGGAGCTTAGGTTGTATCAGAAATTGTGCTTGGGTCATGTTCTTACGATGAAGCATAAAATAAGGGGAATTTTTTCTCCGAACACTGTTTGGGCTATATTCTTACCAGAAGTATCAAATAAGTGCCATAACGACCTGATCAGCTGAATTAAGCTGAAttaagaggttaacaacccacccCACCGCTCCAAGAAGACCCAAAAGTCTTCCATTCCCCCTGCTTTTAAGATCTTAGTTTGTATCAGAAATTGAGTGGAGTATGACTTCTACTCGACTGTCGCAATATCACTTTTTACAGTtcaagaaaattcaagaaaataaaacccATAAAGATCAAACAAACAACTTACAGTCTGTCTGACCAACAGACCCGAAAGACCTCCATAGTTTGTGTCAAAACTTGAGTAAAATACAGTACACCCTTAAATTTGAGTGTTAAAATCCCACCTTTTAGAATCCAGAAGAAAAAAGAGTGCTCCAATAGTCTAAAAGATTGTTACCCATAAAAATCACACAAACAACTTACATTATATACACCCACGCCACCTACCTGACAAGCCATGCTACATCATCCCATAAAACGACTAAGTGAATATTCTTAAGCATGTAACTTCAAAGGGATGGAAATTGTGATCTTTCTTCATTGCAGGGAGAATCGTTGACTTGTCAACCTAACGCACCGGTCCTCGTACAAAAAGCTacgttttaaaagaaaaaagatcacGTTTTTTAACCCCAACCATTAAAAAGGTAATCCTCTATGCAGACGGGTCTCTGTAATACCCTTTCGAATAATGCAACTCATGGCAATCGGAAGATGAGCAAcagtaaaaagggaaaaacgCGCATTTTATGGTTTTGCTCATAAGAGAATGTCTAACAGCGTGAAGTTGCGGAAACAGCAACCATGTGCAACAAGACATGTAGATAGGATCTAACCAGGCCCACTACGACCCATCCACTTCCACAGACGGATAGATTGTAATTCAGAAGGCACCTAATGGCTCAACACAAGAGAGAGCATTAAACTGATCAGGCATTTCTAAccatgtatgcatgcatgcaaacGAATCAATCAGAGGAGGCACCAAACCTGTACACCTTTGTGCATGCAATCACGTGGCACACCCATAGATATACCACAATATCCATCCTTTGTTTCACCTCAATATAAAACACCTCCTTTTCATAACGTACGAGAATCATTGAAGCCTCATTCCCCTCTAAGATCAAGAAACAAGACCAACGTTCAGGCAGCTGCTGCTTTATGAACGTCCCCATTGCAACCAAAACAAAGTACAGGAAGATACAGCAGTTCCGCCAACAAGCTTTATTTTCCATCGCAACCTTACTACTCCGACACAGAACAGTGAGAGTACAGCTAACATATACCGGCTTctttaacaagaaaaatttaagtattaaaaacataaaacatgagAGAGGATAACGGAGCTAATGATCCTAGAAGAATTTATGGTTCACCCTGAACAAACCCAACCACAATGATCGTGAATATGCTTAATCTGCCCTAGATTGGCCTGCACGGGACGATAGAATGATGCCCACAATGAGACCATAGAGCGCCAGAGCTTCAGCGAAGATAAGGATGAGGATCATTCCAACAAATAATTTTGGCTGTTGTGCGTTAGCCCTGCAGGACATAGTTGACTGTTTAGTTTAGTACACGAATATTAGCATATTTCTAAAGGCACAGATGCTAAACAACAGCATTAAATGGAGTTAATCATTAGGTCACAACCTGAAAATCTAATTTGCTCAGGTGTGAAGCATAAAAGCAGAAATGGAGTCGCAGAAGAGACAAGCAAAGAAAACGGAAACTTCTTCATGCATtgagacaagagagagagagagagagtctacaCCATGCAAAGAAAGAATCTTCAGCAATCAAAAACAGATGTGGCCAAATAACAGAACTGCAGGCGTATCCCATGCTAGGATAGCACCCGAAAAGTACTGCTATAACAGCGTTAGTATTCAAGATGAGTGGCATTTTATGCTGGAAAATTGGCAATACTTCTCGAGTATGAAAAGTCTACTAAACGTTTAAAATAATCAACCAATTGCATCTGGATGACATGGCACATACTCTGGATTAGAGGGTTTGGCAACTCCAGAAATTTACAATGTTACATACAATAAAAGGATGTAGGTGTGAGTCAAAATGGAGAATCTGTGTGACAGTCCTAACTTCTAATCATTGAACAACACTacctatacacacacactcacacagaTATATACATGGGAAGTCCAGGTATACATATGGAAATGACATACACTCTGCATACTCCTTTATGACAAGGAGAGAGAAACATAtaggaaaaacatgaaaatttgagttttctaCAGATTTTCTGACAAAAACATTGATCAAAAgtcaaaatatttaataatattaGGAAACCTCACTATATTTAGCATATAACTTTAAAAACAGAGAGACACAACTAAAACATCTTTGGCTTTGacctttttcctcaaaatatcacaaaattgCCCATGTTCAATGCATTGTAGCTAAATATCCCGCGTTGACCTATTATTGATTCTTTGTATGGAATTTTgggacaaaaaaattatgctaTTCAGACATGTAGATAGAATTTTATAtgccaaaaaatttcaaacccaTGACTTTTAAATCCCCACTATGCATCAGATGAACATGATTTTCCATGAGTCCTAGGTTTTCAAATATGTATCCACATCCATGATCCATGCAATTATTAAATAGAATTCACATTCACAGCTCCCGAAATTCAGCTAGAGAATTGAACTCAAGAGTCACCACTCTTGTTGCCAAGGAATTGTGGGGTTGCACCTATGGCCACCATGCAATCCACCAAGTTGCCATCGATGAGGGCACAAACAGAGAACAATCTTGGACAAAGCCCTGAGACTGAACCAACAAATGTTGAGCATATACAGAAGGTCCACATGCACCTCAGCCGCATAGAAAGAGTCGGGATGTTCCTCCAGGGGAAGCAGTGTGAATGCCTTCTGCCGGGGATGGCCCTTGGCTTGGTGGGGCCATTGCAGATAAAGCACGCAGACAACAGTTACATTTTTCATAGCAGCTATCCccttatttttgttgttttcctcctatcctcttttgtccttcatTCTTCAGGCCCTTCCCTTGGCCTgcttttcccttgtttttcgATGTATAATTAGACAGGAGTAGAGAACAAAAGCCTACCAACCATTCAGGCACAGCAAGAGCGAGTGACAAGCCTTAACTTATTGCCTTTGCAACTCATCCTGCAGGCAATTCCACTGACCTGACACAGAAATTGAAGGGTTTATCGTCCTTTGGAATGTTTTTGACTTCAAGCAGATGGCCTAGGAatgcttttaagttttatgtAGTCTCAGACAGTGGCAGTTTGTTTCATTCAACCAAGGCAGCGCTTCACAAGCTTGCCAAGCCACATTTACAGGCAACAATTGGTTTGAAGGTTTCCACTTCATCTTAGCTAGAGATGGGAGGTTGCAGGCACAAGTCCTCTTCCAACTTGGTTCCCACCAAAGTTTTCCATCACCAAGCAAATAAATGCTGGCAACCGTTAACTTGGCCCACATCTGGGGTATGGTAGCCCTGAAATACTGCTCTATATCCCACGACAATTCACCACTTCTTTAGAGCTTCTTGCCCCAAAAAGCCCTTCCACTCTGGCGCCTTTTGTCTTCAAGGTTCAGTCCTTGTGCCAGTGCCAAAGGCTGTTTGTATTTTTGTCACCACCAAATTTACTTTTCAAAAAGTGAATAACAGCTGAATGTTTGACCTTATAAAATTACTTTTCATGTAGCAGTTTCCAAGGTGGTTTCCATAAGTCGACACTAATTACAGGTTGTGTTGTTCACCTTTTCAAACAGTTGCTTTGTAGGTGACAAAAGATGAGCCATCTTACCAATATGATTGGACAACTAACAGTAGCTCTATGAGTCATCTACTAGCTAATAttcacacagacacacacaaacatatagaaagagagacacAGTGTGTGATAGGGTAGCATGCACCAGCTTCATGTATAAAGGTGTTCCCTGCCCTAAAACATTCTGATTAAATGAATAGATGATCAAAATAACTTGATAGATGTGAGCTACATCCTATGCAGtttatttaagaaataacaagATCGTGTCACAATATTTGATGCGTAAGAATGAAATCAATGGCACAAAAAAAACAATCTCACAAATGCAGCAATACTTGATGGGTTACAGaatcatgattttatttctcaaaagtaTGAAGCAAGGCAtgatttctaaaaaaaatacttgcGCTGGACCTATGTATACCATCATATTACATAAAGCAATTGTATTTTAAGTTGGGGCACATGATGCCACACTGGAACTTAGCGCACGCACATGCATATGAGATCATACTGGTGCTCAAATTGATCAACAGCATATTGAAGATGCACTTGCTTGTTGCCTGCCATTTCCTTAGGTTTAACTTGTTTGGAGAAGGTTAACAAACTAACTGACAAGTGCATACCATCATCCTTTAAGATTAATATTACTTTTATAATTCATTCAGGTGACCAAGAAAATAAGTCAACCGAAGTTACCATGTTAAATCAACTCGTGAATCTgacatgaaactaaaaaaaattagtagtAATTCTTAGGAAAACTTTTGTACTGTGGCCCATCTTTTGGCCATAATCTCCGAAAAGGGTCTTGCATTTATAATATTCTTCTTTTAGCCGCGGATCAGAATACTAAACAGGGCCCAAGCTTAAAGCTCGCACAAAATTTTATACTTTCCATATTGCCCTTTGAAGTTGATAAATTGTTTTTGACTTTTAtactaaaaaggaaaatatgtctGTAACCTAGCCAGATTAAACTTTTAACCTAAGTCATCAGGAGATTCAGCAGCaaatcaaggaaataaaaaaacataaagcccattcaaaattttgagaaaagatAACCCCTACATGGAAAATTCCTTAGCTTCATCTACTCTAAATTATTAAATCACAGAGGGaacttaacttttttttttatgtttaatcaAGCTCAGCCTTCTGGCTCTTTACCTCCAAGgctcagaaaataaaaacaacagcatgttttgatattttaagaTATGCTTCTAAAGCAACTAGACAAACTCAACttacttaaaattttcttactATGGAAGGTAAAAGTAGGCTTTTATGCGAGCTCATTCATGCTATGACATCAACCTGAAATTGAACTCCATCCCTCTAACGGTCAAAGGTCCTACAATAACACTCTTCAAGAAAAACAGAATCTCTAAGGGACTCGTTAAGTATCCTTGGGTGTagataaaagttaaaacacaaAGCTGTACTATAGTCTAAGACCCTTGAAATTCAATGCCATTTCCCCCTTGGTCATGACATATTTCATACACTATCAATCAATATGGTACGAGATGTACAGCACTACTATAGAGATATTTCACTGGAATATAAGACACAAAACTGATGGCAAGCATAAAAGACAGAAATGAACATATAAGCATAGTTCGAATGGgaacaagaaatgaaatatataCACCTAGAGACACaaacatacacatatacacagcAGTAAAGTACAGCTGTGGCAACTAGTGACTCCAGAAAAAACGTAGTTTCTCCTTTCTCCCACAGGTATAAGCTTAGATGACCAAATAGTACAatattttaaagtaaaaaataccTCATTTAAGACatctgaaaatttaaaaaacctaATTACCCATGTTCTGCAGCTAGAATTTAATGTGATAGAACCTCCACAAACTTATCCGGAAAAAATATAATGTAAGAAATTACTTGAAGAATGAAATGATAAGAACACTTGGGGGGGAAAAAAAGATGCTACACTGTTCTCTAAAGGAATAAACTAAACAGCTTCCCATAAAGAAGAACGCAGGAGATAATTTTTGATCTCCATCAAAAAGTTCACTCCTTGCAGAGCTGTTAAGAATAACAAATACGCATGCAGAACCAGATATAAATAATATGATCAGAACTTAGGAATACGCTCATGAATAAATTCTTTGAAGCTTTTAAAAGTCAAAAACATTAAGCTAGCAAATAGTAAATATTTAAACGTAGCAGGGGCAAAATTTCCTTCATTCCTATCCAGGCTCCAGTATCTATcaattacccaaaaaaaaaaaacaccaaaaaaattcaaagcaaGCACAACAGTTTTTGGCATGTTAAGCATTGCTTTTCTATCATTTTAGTAGTTGCTATTATCAtaaaatgcattctttcttcggCATTCAAAAATAGGAACAGCAAACAAAACAATTCACGTGATAGTCATCCCTAAAATTCAGGAAACCCAATTTTTGTAGTTCCCTTTGCTCACAATTACTAGAGACAACGCCAGCACCTTCATCATACCATACTCGTACTATGAGTGGTTCTATTTGGTATTattttcaatgtcaatacaGTGGTAGATCACAAATAACCTTTTATGATTTTGTGCTTCCGTAAACAGGTAAAATTAATGTAACAGTCTAACAGAGTGTCTAAGGACAATCAAATGCAATATCTGAATCAACGAACTGCACTATTTTAACCAAGGGTTCTCAAACAAGTAGCATGAGAAAGTTTAAAGATCCCTCTCCATGCCAAAAGTTTCAGAACAGTAATCTCTTCCAAGTCCAATCTCACTATTCAATCCAACGCTCAGAACCGTgaatgtaaaaacaaaaaataacaacaGAAGTTGCTTCCAAATATGCATCAAACCCTCGATAACAAACCACCAGATCTCAAAAACTCCGAAcagagacaaagaagaaagacaacaataAAAGCGAATTCATGAATGACAGAATAGATCAGATCCCAAACTTTCACATAAGAAGGAAGGTCTTCCTCTTCCAAGGATCAAGAGGAACAAAAgcaaaaacgagaaaaaaaaatgaactttccTCCATCATCACATTAAACAGTAAAAACAAAGCAGAGGCAGCAAGGAAGTAATGACAGATCGAAAAGACAGAAGACAAACCTCACGCCAGCATCACCCACGATGCCGATGGCCATGCCAGCGGAAAGTCCGGCCAGGCCGCAAGCAAGCCCGGAAGAGAGGTGAGCATAACCATCAAAGAGGTAGTAGGACTTGGCTTTGGGGTTGATCCCGGTGCTGATGATGACAGCAATGATGAGGCCGTAGATACCAAGGACACCAGCCATGACGACTGGGACAATCGACTTCATGACGAGCTCCGGCCTCATCACGCCCATGGACGCCACTCCGACCCCACTCTTCGCCGTTCCATAGGCAGCACCCATGCCTGACCACCAACCCCAAACACTGACATCACTTTCCATCCccacaacaacaacaataacaacaaagaaggaggaggaggggagtGAGGGAATTACAAGAGAAAACAAGCGCGGCAGCGGCACCCAAGAAGCCGAAGAAGGGGGCAGTCTCATCACCGCTGAAGCTcgacatcttcttcttcttcttcttcttcttcttcttctaagttCTCCTACCGATCGGGGCGAGGGATCTGAGAAGACgaatacaaaatgaaaaccTGACCTTCCGAATCCCACCTTCTTCTTGGGTAGCTCTGCCTTTTGGGGTTGTTTTTTCTCCTTACCCCCACCTCTTTCTTCTGTTCGACAGGAAGAGAAGACGGACAGGTGGAAtgatctcttttttttaatatatatatatttctcttgttCTAAATCTATTTTATTTTGGTCGTTTATTCACTTTCATTTATGGGGTTTCATCAGCAGTGCGGTGGCGAATGTCTTCATGATTTTAAAAACCCGCATGGAAGAATacaaaaaacttcattttccttttcgaCATTTTTTATTAGCAGGATTCTGCAAGGCAATATCTACAAAAGTTTTcaattgcttttaatttttttctagttGTTTTCTCTATACCCTTTTCTGTTAAAAAGGCCAAAGTTTTTACCTTTAAGTTCTGTTTGATAGTTTCGGATTTCAAATTCAACTCTATCATTAATTTTAAAACCATGAATATCTGGTCAGACCCTTCCCCTCCTCAGGCTACAAATTCATGGTTGAGAAATCTATTGTTTGTTTAAACTGTGATTTAACCTTATGTAGATTAAAATTTTgtcttggatctcaaatccgagaTTATCGAAGGCCTTAAAGTAAACTAGATACTAACGGTCACATAAATAGTGTTTGATTACCTTAAATCTAAGA
This genomic interval carries:
- the LOC116261379 gene encoding V-type proton ATPase 16 kDa proteolipid subunit gives rise to the protein MSSFSGDETAPFFGFLGAAAALVFSCMGAAYGTAKSGVGVASMGVMRPELVMKSIVPVVMAGVLGIYGLIIAVIISTGINPKAKSYYLFDGYAHLSSGLACGLAGLSAGMAIGIVGDAGVRANAQQPKLFVGMILILIFAEALALYGLIVGIILSSRAGQSRAD